Proteins from one Elusimicrobiales bacterium genomic window:
- a CDS encoding hydroxyacid dehydrogenase, translated as MKVLIADKADPLCEKVLKERGLEPVVKTGMTPEQLKSCVADFDGIIVRSATTLTGDIIAAAAKLKAVARAGSGVDNIDVNACTGKKVVVMNTPYGNTVSTAEHAVAMMMALARHIPQANASTHAGKWEKKKYEGVELTGKTLGIIGCGNIGAVVADRARGLRMTVLVYDPAMTAERARELGVTMVPLDELYKKSDFITYHVVIRDATKGMLNKEAISKMKKGVRIINCARGGVMVEADVKEALQSGQIAGLACDVFVKEPATEHIFFGMENVIATPHIAASTKDAQITVARQAAEQIADYLLAGKKTHAVNGDKV; from the coding sequence ATGAAAGTGCTTATAGCCGACAAAGCCGATCCCCTTTGCGAGAAGGTGCTTAAGGAGCGCGGGCTGGAGCCGGTGGTCAAAACCGGCATGACGCCGGAGCAGCTAAAATCCTGCGTGGCGGATTTTGACGGGATAATAGTCCGCTCCGCCACCACGCTCACCGGCGACATTATCGCCGCCGCAGCCAAGCTCAAGGCTGTGGCCCGCGCGGGCAGCGGCGTTGACAACATAGACGTCAACGCCTGCACCGGCAAAAAAGTGGTGGTGATGAACACGCCCTACGGAAACACCGTCTCCACCGCCGAACATGCCGTGGCCATGATGATGGCGCTGGCCCGGCATATCCCGCAGGCCAACGCCTCCACCCACGCCGGCAAGTGGGAAAAGAAAAAATACGAGGGCGTGGAGCTTACCGGCAAGACGCTGGGCATAATCGGCTGCGGTAATATCGGCGCCGTGGTGGCAGACAGGGCCAGGGGCCTGAGGATGACTGTCCTGGTCTATGACCCGGCCATGACGGCAGAGCGCGCCCGCGAGTTGGGCGTAACCATGGTTCCGCTGGACGAGCTTTACAAAAAATCGGACTTCATCACTTACCATGTGGTTATAAGGGATGCCACCAAAGGGATGCTTAATAAGGAAGCCATCTCCAAGATGAAAAAGGGCGTGCGCATAATCAACTGCGCGCGCGGCGGCGTTATGGTGGAGGCCGACGTAAAAGAGGCCCTGCAAAGCGGCCAGATAGCGGGCCTTGCCTGCGACGTTTTCGTCAAAGAGCCGGCGACGGAGCATATATTTTTCGGCATGGAAAATGTCATCGCCACGCCGCATATCGCCGCCTCCACGAAAGACGCGCAGATAACGGTGGCTCGCCAGGCCGCCGAGCAGATAGCCGATTACCTGCTTGCCGGCAAGAAAACCCACGCCGTAAACGGCGACAAGGTCTGA
- a CDS encoding phosphoserine transaminase yields the protein MDKPTVRTKCPNFSSGPCAKRPGWTPDALKGALVGRSHRSKEGKARLAEVSERMKRVLGLPADYRIGVVAGSDTGAVELAMWTMLGPRPVDIFGWESFSKGWITDAVKYLKLPGVSEYKADYGRLPDLSKANPKHDIVFTFNGTTSGVKVPDLNWIPADREGIVICDATSGVFAMEMDYTKLDVITFSWQKVLGGEAAHGVIVLSPRAVKRMEENEPKVSWPLPKIFRLAAEGKLKPGELEYNTVNTPSMLCVEDAIDALKWAESIGGMKALAARSNANLRALENWAAKCGWIDFLAETKETRSNTSVCLKITADWFKRLPDEEKAKAAKKITAMLDKEGVAHDINSYAKAPVGIRIWCGATVEASDVEILTKWLDWAHSEVAKTYQTEAVK from the coding sequence TGGACGCCGGACGCGCTTAAAGGCGCGCTGGTAGGGCGGTCGCACCGCTCCAAGGAAGGCAAAGCCCGGCTGGCCGAGGTGTCCGAGCGCATGAAGCGCGTGCTGGGCCTGCCGGCGGATTACCGCATCGGCGTGGTGGCCGGCTCCGACACCGGCGCGGTGGAGCTTGCCATGTGGACCATGCTGGGCCCGCGGCCCGTGGATATTTTCGGCTGGGAATCCTTCAGCAAGGGCTGGATTACCGACGCGGTGAAATACCTAAAGCTGCCCGGCGTAAGCGAGTATAAGGCCGACTACGGCAGGCTGCCCGACCTTTCAAAAGCCAACCCGAAGCACGATATAGTGTTCACCTTCAACGGCACCACCTCCGGCGTGAAGGTGCCGGACCTCAACTGGATCCCGGCGGACCGCGAGGGCATTGTCATCTGCGACGCCACCTCCGGCGTGTTCGCGATGGAGATGGATTACACGAAGCTGGATGTAATCACCTTCTCGTGGCAGAAGGTGCTGGGCGGCGAGGCGGCGCACGGCGTCATCGTCCTTTCCCCGCGCGCGGTAAAGCGCATGGAGGAAAACGAGCCTAAAGTCTCCTGGCCGCTGCCGAAAATTTTCCGCCTGGCGGCGGAAGGCAAATTGAAGCCCGGCGAGCTGGAATACAACACCGTCAACACGCCGTCCATGCTTTGCGTGGAAGACGCCATAGACGCGCTTAAATGGGCCGAATCCATCGGCGGGATGAAGGCGCTGGCGGCGCGTTCCAACGCCAATCTGCGCGCGCTGGAAAACTGGGCCGCCAAATGCGGCTGGATAGATTTCCTGGCCGAGACGAAAGAGACCCGCTCCAACACCTCCGTCTGTCTCAAAATCACGGCGGACTGGTTCAAGCGCCTGCCCGACGAGGAAAAGGCCAAGGCCGCCAAGAAAATAACCGCCATGCTGGACAAAGAGGGCGTGGCCCACGACATCAACTCCTATGCCAAGGCGCCGGTGGGAATCCGCATCTGGTGCGGCGCGACGGTGGAAGCTTCCGACGTGGAAATTCTCACCAAATGGCTGGACTGGGCGCACAGCGAAGTCGCCAAAACCTATCAGACGGAGGCCGTGAAATGA